One window from the genome of Nicotiana tomentosiformis chromosome 5, ASM39032v3, whole genome shotgun sequence encodes:
- the LOC104103839 gene encoding nudix hydrolase 10-like isoform X2 — protein MIVKEEEMANLLESNGAVEKKTQVVFEADEDTYDGVKVQINELMDSNHFVTMLRASISQWRKQGKRGVWIKLPIEHANLVNAAVKQGFWYHHAEPTYLMLVYWIPEIPHTIPANASHRIGIGALVMNDNGEVLVVQERNGAFKGTEVWKMPTGVVDEGEDICDAAVREVQEETGIKAEFLELLAFRQSHKSFFGKSDLFFVCMLKPLSYKIQKQDSEIKGAQWMHMEEYAAQPFVKKHEMFNKIAEICLAKKKNKYNGFSKELMTSAFSAKKSYLYFNQ, from the exons ATGATTGTTAAGGAGGAAGAGATGGCGAATCTGTTAGAAAGTAATGGAGCTGTCGAGAAAAAGACTCAAGTAGTTTTTGAGGCAGATGAAGATACATATGACGGTGTGAAGGTGCAAATCAATGAGCTAATGGATTCTAACCACTTCGTTACTATGCTTAGAGCTTCAATATCACAATGGAGAAAACAG GGAAAGAGGGGTGTTTGGATTAAATTGCCTATAGAACATGCCAACCTAGTTAATGCTGCAGTCAAG CAAGGATTTTGGTATCACCACGCAGAGCCAACATATTTGATGCTTGTATATTGGATTCCTGAAATTCCACATACTATTCCTGCAAATGCTTCTCACAGAATTGGTATTGGAGCTCTTGTCATGAATGATAATGGAGAG GTACTAGTAGTCCAGGAAAGAAATGGGGCATTCAAGGGAACAGAGGTTTGGAAAATGCCTACAGGTGTTGTTGATGAG GGGGAAGATATATGTGATGCTGCTGTAAGAGAAGTGCAAGAAGAAACCGGA ATCAAAGCAGAATTTCTAGAGCTACTTGCATTCAG GCAAAGCCATAAATCATTCTTCGGGAAGTCCGATTTGTTCTTTGTTTGCATGTTGAAACCACTCTCTTATAAGATCCAGAAGCAAGATTCTGAAATTAAGGGAGCACAG TGGATGCATATGGAGGAATATGCAGCTCAACCTTTTGTAAAGAAGCATGAGATGTTCAATAAAATAGCAGAGATTTGCTTAGCTAAAAAGAAGAACAAATACAACGGCTTCTCCAAAGAGCTCATGACTTCTGCATTTTCTGCAAAAAAGAGTTATCTATACTTCAACCAATAG
- the LOC104103839 gene encoding nudix hydrolase 10-like isoform X1 — protein MIVKEEEMANLLESNGAVEKKTQVVFEADEDTYDGVKVQINELMDSNHFVTMLRASISQWRKQGKRGVWIKLPIEHANLVNAAVKQGFWYHHAEPTYLMLVYWIPEIPHTIPANASHRIGIGALVMNDNGEVLVVQERNGAFKGTEVWKMPTGVVDEVNNDISNPLSYWFLINCNKIFTKSKSFKQQGEDICDAAVREVQEETGIKAEFLELLAFRQSHKSFFGKSDLFFVCMLKPLSYKIQKQDSEIKGAQWMHMEEYAAQPFVKKHEMFNKIAEICLAKKKNKYNGFSKELMTSAFSAKKSYLYFNQ, from the exons ATGATTGTTAAGGAGGAAGAGATGGCGAATCTGTTAGAAAGTAATGGAGCTGTCGAGAAAAAGACTCAAGTAGTTTTTGAGGCAGATGAAGATACATATGACGGTGTGAAGGTGCAAATCAATGAGCTAATGGATTCTAACCACTTCGTTACTATGCTTAGAGCTTCAATATCACAATGGAGAAAACAG GGAAAGAGGGGTGTTTGGATTAAATTGCCTATAGAACATGCCAACCTAGTTAATGCTGCAGTCAAG CAAGGATTTTGGTATCACCACGCAGAGCCAACATATTTGATGCTTGTATATTGGATTCCTGAAATTCCACATACTATTCCTGCAAATGCTTCTCACAGAATTGGTATTGGAGCTCTTGTCATGAATGATAATGGAGAG GTACTAGTAGTCCAGGAAAGAAATGGGGCATTCAAGGGAACAGAGGTTTGGAAAATGCCTACAGGTGTTGTTGATGAGGTGAATAACGATATTTCGAATCCTCTTTCCTATTGGTTTTTAATAAATtgcaacaaaattttcacaaaatCAAAATCTTTCAAACAACAGGGGGAAGATATATGTGATGCTGCTGTAAGAGAAGTGCAAGAAGAAACCGGA ATCAAAGCAGAATTTCTAGAGCTACTTGCATTCAG GCAAAGCCATAAATCATTCTTCGGGAAGTCCGATTTGTTCTTTGTTTGCATGTTGAAACCACTCTCTTATAAGATCCAGAAGCAAGATTCTGAAATTAAGGGAGCACAG TGGATGCATATGGAGGAATATGCAGCTCAACCTTTTGTAAAGAAGCATGAGATGTTCAATAAAATAGCAGAGATTTGCTTAGCTAAAAAGAAGAACAAATACAACGGCTTCTCCAAAGAGCTCATGACTTCTGCATTTTCTGCAAAAAAGAGTTATCTATACTTCAACCAATAG